The nucleotide sequence TATCCCCCCACGATTCTCTGCTGGACTTGAGGGGTGCTCGGTACACCGACACTGGAAGAAGCGATGTCCACACGAATCGTCGTGGCATTCGGATCGAGCGGAATTTCGAGGACAAAGGTGGGTTTATCAACGGTAAAACTTTTTACTTTTACGCCATTCACGAGCGCAGTCAAAACAATGGGCTTTGGCAATTTTACGGGGGAGCCAGGGATTTTGCCCTTCACTAACAACATTTGAGCTGGCGCAGACGGATCTGATTCCACAATTGCGCGCAGGACAGGAGGCGCCCACAAGTCCATTCCCCGATTCATGCTTGTGATTCTGGTTGTATTAGATGGAAAGGACTTATAGAGCCGCAACAGGTCGAGTACACCCATGCTTTTGTATTGTGGAACATACGATATCCAATGGCTGGGGATGGACGAATAATTTTTCGCAAGTGATCGCAATACTTCAGGTACTCCGACAGAATGCCATTGCGTAGCTGATTTGCAGGTCGTGTGGATTCGGGCGTTTCCTAAGTAGTGAGGCACATAACCGATGGGATAAAATTTGGCGATGCGCATCCACAGGTCGTAATCCATGCAAAATTGCAATTTTTCATCCACGCCCCCCATATGCCTGAAAACGTGGGTCCTGATGAAAGCGGATGGCTGGCAAATCACGCAGCTCTGATACAACTTCTTGGAATCAGCTTGTTCTGACGGGTAGGTGGTGGATACTTGACCGTACTCGTTCATCACCTGGCAATTGCCGTGAAGCATTCCCCAGCTCGGGTTACTCGCAAAAGCGTGAACAGCCATGTTGATGGCGCCGGGTACATAGGTGTCGTCTGAATTCAGCCAGCCAATGATTTCCCCTCTTGCCATTGCCAGACCTTTGTTCAGCGCATGAGACTGTCCGCGATCCGGTTCGGAAATATAACGGAAGCGCGGATCTTTTTGTGCATATTCTTGCAAGATGGAGAGCGTATCGTCAGTCGAGCCTCCATCTACCACGATATGCTCAAGGTTTGCATAGTCCTGGGTCAATATGCTATTTATCGTCTCACGAATAAACCGGCCTTGGTTGTAAGAGGGGGTAATGATACTCACTAATGGTTGCTGTGAGTGGGACACGAGATTCACTCCCATCTTTCCATCATAAAAATGCATGCACTACCTTCAGACTATGAAAGAATGGAAAAACGGGTACACAAGCATCGTTGATCTTGTGCACCCGATTTCATTACAAATAGTCTGGAATGATCCCTGGATTGCGGAAAATACGGAGCAATTCCGCGTGACAGTTCGGGTCGATCGAGCTGCCAGGAATGGCTCTTGCCACGAGGCTGATACGACCTGCATCGTAATTGTTTATTTTGCCAGAGGGGATGGTCCGAACCGATTCAGGAATAACTTCAAACAATGTGCCCTTCAGCATCTCCTCAATGCAGAGGACGGATGGCAACCACCAAGTCGTATCGTCCCTATAAATCCGGTTCATTTGTCCAGGAGCTCCGTTGTAGACCATGATCGATTGGTTTGTATCCAAAATACAGGCAGTTTCCAACAAGAGGTGCCCACCTGGTTTAATCACGCTTCGGCATTGCGACAATGTCCACATTGGATCACGCAGATGATAGAGCAGTCCAAGATGCTGGACGACATCAAATTGATTGTGCCGTATTTGTTGAGGAAATGGCAGTGGTTCTATAAAATCGTCCATCAGTAAAACTTGCAGCCCTTCCCATAGTTTATAAGGGCTGGTATTGTACAGCGGCAAAACTTTGCTTTGCAGGATGTTCTTGCAAAACTCGAAATTCAAATAGAGTGGCTGCATACAGTCCGTAGCTACGACAAGACTCGCCCCTCTTTGCTCCGCTTCAAACGCCCACATTCCGTCAAAGCTAGCGAGATCAAGGACGCGTTTCCCCGAATATTGGATGTATTCTCTGGATTGTCTCGTCATATTCCATATACCTTCCAGAAGCGTAATCCCGGGTGTGACAATACCGGGTCGCAGCGCGATCTTATGGTACCACCGCCGTTTGCTGATCTCATCGAGAATTTCCTGATCTGTCCAAAATCTTCCCATCGACATGTCCCCCTTCATTGCAGAGTGCTTGCCCTATACGATATGTTCGGACTTTGCTGGGGGAAATGATATAAATGCATTAATTTCGTCCCCATCAAGTGTAAAGTTGCTTGCCAGCATGCAGGTTTCCGGAAAAGAGGCATATGCCCGTTTCTCGTTGTCTTTCACTTACATAAAGTATGGGGAGAAAAAGGAGGCGGAAAGAGTATGCCCTTGCCTATCGTGATCATCCATCGAGGGGACGATGATTATCTCACATACAGCTTGCAGCAAGCGAAAATAAGTAATCCCCATTCGCCCGTCTATCTGATAGGGAATGGAGGAAACAGAAGGTATGCGATGAACGGCGTTATTCACGAAATGATAGACGATTACATGCATGGCGCTAGTGAAATGACGAGAGTCTATAAACATATTCATTTCATGCCCTATGAGTACAATCTGTTTTGTTTTCAACGATGGTTTATTTTGTTGACGTTTATGAAAAAGCATCAGATTTCGAAATGCTGTTATATCGATACGGATGTCATGCTGTTTACCGACGTGAACCATCCGCGTTTTAACAACTTTATGATGGAATTCGTATGGACCAATTTCTTAGATAGGCAGAAGCTAGAACAGTTTTGCGAATTTATGACGTCTCAGTTTGCCAATCCGATATCCTTTGCGAAAGTCGTCCATTTCACGATGCAGAGAAAGGAACATGTCCGATTCAATCAGCCTTTAATTACAGATATGGTGCTGGCCTTGCTGTTTCTTGGACAATTCAAGGGTTACCAAATGACGAACGGCTTGTTTCATGACGGCTTTATTGACGGCAATATTCAGCAGTCTGCTTCGGTGGAGAATTTGTATGGCTTTAAGAAAATTTACTCGATAAATGGAGTCCTGTGCTGCAAGGATAAGGCATCGAATCTATATCTGCCGTTGTTTTCTCTTCATTTTCAAGGATACACGAAGCACCATATGAAGTTTTTCACGGCTCCCTATCTCCCGCAAGCAGGTTCTTATATTTTCGATTATATTTCGAATCGTTGGATTCAGTTTCTATAGGCTTCTATCATTCCTCGTGTTATTTGACCATTTTCATTGGACGATAGAGCATCGACTGCGACAGACGCATAAGATGGTGCATACAACACGATATAAACGGATAGAGGTGGCCTGGGTGAAACTGATATTGCTATCGGGTGGTTCAGGGAAAAGGCTGTGGCCGCTCTCCAATGATGTCAGGTCCAAACAGTTCTTGAAGTTGGTAGGCAATGCACATTCCCAACCAGAGGCGATGGTTCAACGAGTGTGGAGGCAACTGGCCTCCCGCAATTGGTCGGAGCCTGTTTATATTTCAACAGGCGGCTCGCATGTTGACTTGCTTCAAAGCCAACTTGGAGAAGGCGTTCCTTTGATCGTGGAGCCGGAAAAAAGAGATACCTTCCCTGCCATTGCTTTAGCGGTGACCTATTTGTACTCTGCATTGACACTGGACCCGGATGAGGTCATAGCCGTCATGCCTGTTGATCCATTCGTTGAGGATCGCTTCATGGACAGGATCAAGGAGCTGGAGAACACCATACTCAAATCAGGCGCGAATCTCGCATTA is from Brevibacillus brevis and encodes:
- a CDS encoding DUF1698 domain-containing protein is translated as MGRFWTDQEILDEISKRRWYHKIALRPGIVTPGITLLEGIWNMTRQSREYIQYSGKRVLDLASFDGMWAFEAEQRGASLVVATDCMQPLYLNFEFCKNILQSKVLPLYNTSPYKLWEGLQVLLMDDFIEPLPFPQQIRHNQFDVVQHLGLLYHLRDPMWTLSQCRSVIKPGGHLLLETACILDTNQSIMVYNGAPGQMNRIYRDDTTWWLPSVLCIEEMLKGTLFEVIPESVRTIPSGKINNYDAGRISLVARAIPGSSIDPNCHAELLRIFRNPGIIPDYL
- a CDS encoding glycosyltransferase family 2 protein — translated: MHFYDGKMGVNLVSHSQQPLVSIITPSYNQGRFIRETINSILTQDYANLEHIVVDGGSTDDTLSILQEYAQKDPRFRYISEPDRGQSHALNKGLAMARGEIIGWLNSDDTYVPGAINMAVHAFASNPSWGMLHGNCQVMNEYGQVSTTYPSEQADSKKLYQSCVICQPSAFIRTHVFRHMGGVDEKLQFCMDYDLWMRIAKFYPIGYVPHYLGNARIHTTCKSATQWHSVGVPEVLRSLAKNYSSIPSHWISYVPQYKSMGVLDLLRLYKSFPSNTTRITSMNRGMDLWAPPVLRAIVESDPSAPAQMLLVKGKIPGSPVKLPKPIVLTALVNGVKVKSFTVDKPTFVLEIPLDPNATTIRVDIASSSVGVPSTPQVQQRIVGGYMAEEIIPLSYDEVIVYRTFSRS